The window GTTTTGTTGGCTGTCTCACAGGAGCGGGCGGAACGATGCTTGGATCAACCCACGGCACCCTCACCACCGACTCCCGCCGGGCCCGGGTCATCGCCTGCGGTGAGCAGCGGCCCGGCCGCGCCGTCCACGGCCGCACCGACGATCCGGCCGATCTCGACGTCAGCGGACGCCCGCTGTACGCGGACGTGCCCGACCTCGCGCGGTTCTTCCGGCCCGAGTCCGTCGCCGTGGTCGGCGCCTCGGACGCCGAGGGCCGGCCGAACACCGGGATCACCCGGCAGCTGCTGGCCTGGGCCGAGCGGGTCGGCGCCCGGGTGCATCCGGTGCATCCGAGCAGGCCGGCCGTGTTCGGCGTCCCCTGCGTGGCCTCCGTCGCCGAGCTGCCCGAACAGGTCGACCTGGCCGTCCTGCTGGTCGCCGACCCCCTCCCGCTGGTCGAGGAACTGGCCGAGGCCAAGGTGCGGTTCGCGGTCGCCTTCGCCTCCGGATTCGCGGAGACCGGCGAGGCGGGCGCCGAGGCCCAGCGGCTCCTCGCGGACACCGTGCGCCGCTCGGGACTGCGGCTGCTCGGCCCGAACACCAACCTCAACGCCTTCGAGCGCTTCCGGGAGGACCTGCCGGGACCCGCCATCGCGCTGATCACCCAGTCCGGGCACCAGGGCCGGCCCGTCTTCGCCCTCCAGGAACTCGGTATCCGCCTCTCGCACTGGGCGCCGACCGGCAACGAGGCCGACCTGGAGACGTCGGACTTCGTCTCCTGGTTCGCCGAGCAGCCCGAGGTCGGCGTCATCGCCGCCTACGTCGAGGGGCTGAAGGACGGCCGCGCCTTCCTGCTGGCGGCGGACCGCGCCGCCCGCCGCAAGGTGCCCGTGGTCGCCGTGAAGGTGGGCCGGACCGAGACCGGGGCCCGTACGGCCGCCTCCCACACCGGCAAGCTGACCGGCGCCGACGACGTGGTGGACGCGGCGATGCGGCAGTACGGCGTGATCCGTGTCGACGGCCTGGACGAACTCCAGGACACCGCCGCCCTGCTGGCCCGGGCCCGGACGCCCCGGGCCGACGGGGTCGCCGTCTGCTCCATCTCCGGCGGCACCGGCGCCCACGTGGCCGACCTGGCCTCCGCGGCCGGCCTGCGCCTGCCCCGGCTGTCCGAGGCCAAGCAGGCCGAACTGCACCAGTGGATACCGGAGTACCTGAGCGTGGCCAACCCGGTGGACAACGGCGGCCACCCGGTCGGCGACGAGCGCGGCCGGAAGATCATCGACGCGATCCTCGCCGACCCCGCGGTCGGGGTGCTGATCTGCCCCGTCACCGGTCCCTTCCCGCCGCTCAGCGACCGGCTCGTACGGGATCTGGTCGAGGCCGCCGAGGAGACCGACAAGCTGGTGTGCGTGGTGTGGGGCTCACCGGTCGGCACCGAGCCCGCGTACCGGGAGGTCCTGCTCGGCTCCTCCCGGGTGGCCACCTTCCGGACCGTCGGCAACTGCCTGTCCGCCGTGCGGGCCTGGCTGGACCACCACCGCTTCGTGAGCGGCTACCGCTCCCCCTTCGACGAGGCCCCGCGCACCCTGTCGCCCTCCTTCCGCAAGGCCGAGGCCCTGATGCAACCGGGCCGGCAGCTCAGCGAGCACGCGGCCAAGCAGCTGCTGCGCGCCTACGGCGTCCGGGTGCCGCGTGAGCAGCTGGTGACCAGTGCGGCGGGCGCCGTCCGCGCCGCCGGGCAGGTCGGCTACCCCGTGGTGATGAAGGCCTCCGGCGGCCAGATCGCCCACAAGACCGAACTCGGCCTGGTGAAGATCGGGCTGACCTCGGCGAGCCAGGTCCGGGACGCCTACCGCGAGCTGACCGACATCGCCCGCTACGAGGGCGTCGCGCTGGACGGCGTGCTGGTGTGCCAGATGGTGGAGCAGGGCGTGGAGATGGTCGTCGGGGTCACGCACGACGAGCTGTTCGGGCCGACGGTGACCGTGGGGCTCGGCGGCGTGCTGGTGGAGGTGCTGCGCGACGCGGCGGTCGGGGTCCCGCCGTTCGGCGAGGAGCAGGCCCGGGACATGCTCGCCGGGCTGCGGGGCCGGGCGCTGCTGGACGGGGTCCGGGGCCGGCCGCCGGCCGACCGGGACGCCTTGGTGGAGGTGGTCCTGCGGGTGCAGCGCATGGCCCTGGAACTCGGTGACCACATCGCCGAGCTGGACATCAATCCGCTGCTGGTGCTGCCCCGGGGGCAGGGCGCGGTGGCACTGGACGCGCTGGTGGTGTGCCGGTGACCGGGGTCGCCCACGAGGTCCGCGAGCAGGTCTCCCACATCACGCTGACCCGCCCCGAAGCCCTCAACGCGCTCACGCCCGCGATGCGGGACCGGCTCGTCGACCTGCTGGCGGCGGCCTCCGCGGACCCGGAGGTCCGGGCGGTGGTCCTCACCGGCACCGGGCGCGGCTTCTGCGCGGGCGCGGACCTGCGGGGCGGTGCGTCCGTCTCCGGTGAACGCGTCACCGGGGACGTGTCCCGCACCCTGCGCCTGGGCGCGCAGCGCCTGATCGCGTCGGTGCTGGACTGCGAGAAGCCGGTGCTGGCGGCCGTGAACGGCACGGCGGCCGGGCTCGGCGCGCACCTGGCCCTCGCCTGCGACCTGGTCCTGGCGGCGGAGTCGGCCCGTTTCATCGAGGTGTTCGTCCGCCGCGGCCTGGTCCCGGACGGCGGCGGCGCCTACCTCCTCCCCCGGCTGATCGGCCCGCAGCGGGCGAAGGAGCTGATGTTCCTCGGCGACGCGGTCCCGGCCGCGGAGGCGGAGCGGCTCGGCCTCGTCAACCGGGTCGTCCCGGACGGCGACCTGGAGAAGACGGCGCGCGAGTGGGCGGCCCGCCTGGCCACGGGCCCCACCCGGACCCTGGCCCTGACCAAGGCCCTGGTCAACGCGTCCCTCGACACCGACCGCACCACCGCCTTCGCCGCGGAGGCCACCGCCCAGGAACTCAACCTGACCACCCGGGACGCCGCCGAGGGCCTCCAGGCCTTCGCGGAACGCCGGGCAGCGGAGTTCCGTGGGCGCTGACCCCCCGCCCCGGCCCGCTCCCGGCCTTCCTTTCTGACATGCCGTCAGCTTCAATGGAGGGATGATGGGACACGCAGGGGCGGCGGCCGCCGCCGTCCGGTATCTGGGGCCCAGGTCCGTGGAGGCGCTGCCGCGGCCGGAGTTGCGGTGTGTGCGGGAGGACGAGCGGGCGCCCGTGGAACCGGGCGAGTTCCGGCGGGTGCTGGGGGCCTTCGCGTCCGGCGTCACGGTGATCACCGCGCCGGCCCCGGACGGCTCCGGGGGCCCCGCCGGGTTCGCCTGCCAGTCCTTCTCCTCCCTCTCCCTCGAACCGCCCCTCGTCTGCTTCATGGTGGGCCGTTCGTCCACGACCTGGCCGCGCATCGCCCGCGCCGGCGTCTTCTGCGTCAATGTGCTCGGCGCCGGCCAGGAGGAGCTGTGCCGCGGCTTCGCGGTGAGCGGCGCGGACAAGTTCGCGGGGGTCGCGTACGACACCGCGCCCGTCTCCGGCGCCCCCCGGCTCGCCGGCGTGGCCGCCTGGATCGACTGCACCGTGCACGCCGTGCACACCGGGGGCGACCACCTGATCGTCGTGGGCCGGGTGGACGCCCTCGGGGCGGAGGGGCCGGGCGAACCGCTGCTCTTCCACCGGGGCCGGTTCGCCCGGCTGGACGGCGGCTGAGGCGTGGACCCCGCTCAGGCCACGGCGGGCAGCCGCGGCGCCGGGGTGCGGCGGATCACCAGGGACATCAGGGCCGCCGCCGCGCACAGGGTGCCGGAGGCGTACCAGACCAGGTCGTAGGAGCCGAAGACGTCACGGGCGACGCCGCCGAGGTAGGCGACGAGCGCCGCTCCCACCTGGTGGGAGGCGAGGACCCAGCCGAAGACGATCGCGCTGTCCTCGCCGAACTGCTCACGGCACAGGGCGAGGGTGGGCGGCACGGTGGCCACCCAGTCGAGGCCGTAGAAGACGATGAAGAAGAGCATCGGCGGATGCACGGCCGGGCCCAGCAGCATCGGCAGGAACACCAGGGAGATGCCGCGCAGGGCGTAGTAGACGGCGAGCAGCCGGCGCGGTTCGTAGCGGTCGGTGAACCAGCCGGAGGCGATCGTGCCGACCACGTCGAACACCCCGATGACCGCGAGCAGCGAGGCCGCCGTCGTGATGGGCATGCCGTGGTCGTGCTCGGCGGGCACGAAGTGGGTCTGCACCAGGCCGTTGGTGGACGCCCCGCAGATCGCGAACGTGCCGGCGAGCAGCCAGAAGGTGCCGGTGCGCACGGCACCGGACAGGACCGAGACCGTACGGCGGGCCGCCCCGGTGACCGGAGGCGGCTTGGGCACGAACTCCGTGGCGCCGTACGGCTTCTGGCCGACGTCGGCCGGATGGTCGCGCAGCAGCAGCCAGACGAAGGGGACGACGGCGAGCGCGGCCAGGGCGACCGTGACGGACGCGGGGCGCCAGCCGTGGCGGTCGACGATCCAGGACAGCAGCGGCAGGAAGATCAGCTGCCCCGAGGCGGAGGCGGCGGTGAGGATGCCGCTGACCAGTCCGCGCCGCTCGGTGAACCAGCGGTTGGTGACGGTCGCCGCGAAGGCGAGGGCCATCGCGCCGGTGCCGAGTCCGACCATCAGGCCCCAGCACAGCAGCAGCTGCCAGGCCGCCGTCATCCACACGGTCAGGCCCGAGCCGGCCGCGATCACGGTCAGTGCGACGGCGACGACCCGGCGGATGCCGAAGCGGTCCATCAGCGCGGCGGCGAAGGGGGCGGTGAGGCCGTACAGCGCGAGGTTGATGGAGACGGCCGCGCCGATCGTGCCGCGCGACCAGCCGAAATCCTCGTTCAGCGGGTCGATGAGCAGACCGGGCAGGGAGCGGAAGGCGGCCGCGCCGATGATCGTGACGAAGGTGACGGCGGCGACGAACCAGGCGCGGTGCACGCGGCTGGGCCGCCCGGCGGGCGGGACCTCGACGGGGGCTGCGGCTGGGCTTGTCTGAGTCACGTCATCGAGCTTCCGGTCCACGGCCCCGCGCAACGAGTGGCCCGAAGGACAGTGTTCGCTAGGATCGGGCCATGACTGACGACGAGGAGTTCCGTCCGCACCGGGTCGCCGTCCTCGCCCTGGACGGGCTGCTGCCCTTCGAGCTGGGCATCCCGCACCGCATCTTCGGCCGCCCCACGGACGGGCGGGGGCGGCTCCTGTACGACGTCGTGACGTGCTCGGTACGGCCGCCCGGCCCGGTGGAGACCGACGCCGACTTCGCCGTGCACGTCCCCCACGGACCCGAGGCCCTGGCGAGCGCCGACACGGTGATCGTCCCGGCCTCCTACGAACTGGGCCCCGTCTTCGAGGAGGGCCGGCTCACCGACGAGCTGGCCGCGGCCCTGGCCCGCGTCCGTCCCGGCACCCGGCTCGCCTCCATCTGCACCGGCGTGTACGTCCTCGCGGCCGCCGGCTACCTGGACGGCCGCCCGGCGACCACGCACTGGGCCGACGCCGAGCGCCTCCAGCGGCTGTTCCCGAAGATCAGGGTCGACGCGGACGTGCTGTTCATCGACGACGGGGACGTGCTGACCTCGGCCGGGGTGGCCGCCGGCATCGACCTGTGCCTGCACATGGTGCGCCGCGACTTCGGCACGGCCGTCGCCAACGACGTGGCCCGCCGCACGGTCGTACCGCCGCATCGCGACGGCGGCCAGGCGCAGTACATCGAGCGCCCGGTGCCCGACCCGCAGCTGTCGACCACGACCGCCGCCCGCGCCTGGGCGCTGGGCCGCCTCCACGAACCGATCCAGCTGCGCGACATGGCCGGGCAGGAGTCGATGTCGGTCCGCACCTTCACCCGCCGGTTCCGCGAGGAGGTGGGCGTCAGCCCCGGCCAGTGGCTCACCCAGCAACGGGTGGAGCGGGCCCGCCACCTGCTGGAGTCCACCGAGCTGTCGATGGACCAGGTGGCCCGCGAGGCCGGGTTCGGCACGGCCCAGTCGATGCGCCAGCACCTCCAGCAGGCCCTGGGGGTGACCCCGACGGCTTACCGGCGCACGTTCCGGGCGGCGGTGAACGCGGTCTAGGACGTGGCCGGCAGGGGCGCCCGGGACGGGTCCGGGAAGCGGCCTAGAAGGTGAGCACCGCCCGTGCCACCCGCCCCGCCTCCGCGTCCGCGCGGGCCTTCTCGAAGTCCTCCACCGGGTAGGTCGCCGTCACCAGTTCGTCGAGCAGCAGGCGGCCCTGGCGGTACAGGTCGGCGTAGAGGGCGATGTCCCGCTGGGGGCGCGAGGAGCCGTAGCGGCAGCCCAGCACGGACTTGTCCAGGTACAGCGAGGAGACGAGGAAGGACGCCTCGGCCGTGGCCGGCGGCACACCGAGGAGGACCGCCTGGCCGTGCCGGTCGAGGAGGTCGATGGCGGCGCGGATCAGCTCCACGCGGCCGACGCACTCGAAGGCGTGGTCGGCACCCGTCGGCAGGAGCTCGCGGACCCCCTCGACGGACGTCAGGAAGTCGGTCGCGCCGAACCGCCGGGCCGCCTCCTCCTTGGCCGGGTTGGCGTCCACCGCCACGATCCGCAGGGCGCCCGCCAGCCGCGCGCCCTGCAGCACGTTGAGCCCGATCCCGCCCGTGCCGATGACGACGACGCTGTCCCCGCGGTCCACCCGGGCCCGGTTCAGCACCGCGCCCACCCCCGTGAGCACCCCGCACCCGATCAGCGCGGCCGAGGCGGCCGGGATGTCCTTCGGGATCCGCACAGCCTGGACGGCCTTGACGACCGTGCGCTCGGCGAAGGCCGAGTTGGACGCGAACTGGTACACCGGGTCCGTGCCCCGGGTGAACGGCCTTCCCGGGCGCCCGATCGCCTGCCGGCACATCGTCGGCCGGCCCCGGTCGCACTCCGCGCACGTCCCGCAGTTGGCGAGCGTGGACAGCGCCACGTGGTCGCCGGGCGCGACGTGCGAGACCCCGGCACCGACCGCCTCGACCACCCCGGCGCCCTCGTGGCCCAGCACCACGGGCACCGGGAAGGGGATGGTGCCGTCCACCACGGACAGGTCGCTGTGGCACAGCCCCGCCGCCGAGATCGCCACCAGCACCTCACCGGGCCCCGGCTCACGCACCGCCAGGTCGTCGACCACGCGGACCCGGCCGCCGTCGAACACCACACCACGCATCACACGGCCCCCTTGGGCTCTCTGGGCAGACCGAGCACCCGCTCGGCGATGATCGTGCGCTGGACCTGGTCCGAGCCGCCGTAGATGGTGTCGGCCCGGGAGAAGAGGAACAGGTGCTGTGCCGCGTCGAGTTCGTACGGCGCGGCCGGCGACCAGGCGGTGGGGCCCACCGCCGCCGTCGCCCCCCGGACCCGTACGGCCAGCTCCCCGAGCCGCTGGTGCCAGTTGGCCCACAGCAGCTTGGCCACGCTGGGCGCGCCCGGGTCGCCGGAGCCGCCGAGGGTGCGCAGCGCGTTCCAGCGCATGGTGCGCAGCTCGGCCCACTGCCGTACGAGCCGCTCCCGCAGGACGGGATCGTCGAGGCCCCCGGTCTCGGCGGCGGTGGCCACGACCTTGGCCAGCTCCTCGGCGAAGCCGATCTGCTGGGCCAGGGTGGACACCCCGCGTTCGAAGCCGAGGAGGCTCATCGCGACCTGCCAGCCCCGCCCCTCCGCCCCGACGACGTGCTCCGCGCGCGCGTGCGCCCCGTCGAAGAAGACCTCGTTGAACTCGCTGGTGCCGGTCATCTGGCGGATGGGCCGCACCTCGACGCGGCCCGGCTGGTCCATCGGGACGAGCAGGAAGCTCAGTCCGTGATGGCGGCGGGAGCCGGGATCGGTGCGGGCGAGCACGAAGCACCAGTCGGCCTCGTGGGCGAGGGAGGTCCAGATCTTCTGGCCGGTGATCCGGTAGTGCGGCCCCTCCCGTACGGCCACGGTACGGACGCCGGCCAGATCGGAGCCGGCACCGGGTTCGCTGTAGCCCTGGCACCACAGTTCCTCGCCCGCGGCGACCGGGGGCAGGAACCGGGCCTTCTGCTCGTCGGTGCCGTGGACGAGGAGGGTGGGCGCGAGCAGGTTCTCCCCGATGTGCCCCGAGCGCGGCGGAGCACCCGACCGGGCGTACTCCTCGGCCCAGGCGACCTGCTGGGTGAGGGTGGCGGCGCGGTTGCCGTACCCCTCCTCGGGCCAGCCGAGCCCGATCCAGCCGGCCTTGCCGAGGGTCCGCTCCCAGGTCCGCCGGTCCGTGCCGGCGCCGGCGTGGGCGGCGAGCCAGTCCCGGACCTCGGCGCGGAACGTCTCGTCTTCCTGACTGAACCCGAAATCCATGTGGACCGCCTTGAGTCGAGTGTCCGGAGCTGGATGGCCGCGAGCGCGTCGGGCGCCGGGGTCTGTCGTTCGGATCAGGCCGGCCCGGCTCACGGTGCCGGCACGCCCTAGGCGTTGGGCCGGGTACCGCTGCGCGCCGCCTCCTCCATCGCGGCCACCCGCGCGAGCATCGGCATCGGGTCCACCCCCACGGAGCCGGGCAGGAACTGCGCGATCCGTTCGGGCGTCCATCCGCCGGAGGCGAACGCGGCCCGCAGCTCGCGCGGCTGGGCCCACACCGCGATCTTCGGACCGGCGATCGTGTACACCTGCCCGGTGACGCCCTGGTCCTTCGCGCCGTCGGACAGCAGGTAGACCACGAGCGCGGCGACGTCCTCCGGCTCACCGATCTCCGCCAGCTCCATCGGCACGTTCGCCGACATCCTCGTACGCGCCACCGGGGCCACCGCGTTGGCGGTCACCCCGTACTTGTGCAGGCCCAGCGCGGCACTGCGGACCAGCGAGATGATCCCGCCCTTGGCCGCGCTGTAGTTGGCCTGGGAGACCGAGCCCTGGTGGTTCCCGCTGGTGAAACCGATGAGCGTGCCGGACCTCTGGGCGCGCATCACGGCGGAGGCGGCCCGGAAGACGGTGAAGGTGCCCTTGAGGTGGGTGGCGACGACGGGGTCCCACTCCTCCTCGGTCATGTTGAACAGCATCCGCTCGCGCAGGATGCCCGCCACGCAGACGACCCCGTCGAGGCGGCCGTAGGAGGCCAGGGCCGTGTCCACGACCCGCTGCCCGCCGGCCATGGTGGCGATGTCGTCGGCGACCGCTACCGCCTCGCCGCCCGCCGCCTCGATCTCCTTGACGACGGCCGCGGCGACCTCGCTCGCCGGTGCGGTGCCGTCGGCGGCGACCCCGTAGTCGTTGACGACGACCTTCGCGCCCTCGGCCGCCGCGGCGAGGGCGACGGCACGCCCGATGCCGCGTCCGGCGCCGGTGACGGCGACCACCTTGCCTGCCAAGAAGTTCCCCACGTCCGGCCCCTTCCCGCGGTTTCTGACGGTCCGTTAGATTTTATGGCGCGTCGGACGCGCGGACACAAGCCCCGGGGAGGCACCGGATGGCACTGCCGGAGGAGTTCCACGAGATCGCGAAGCGGGTGAACAACTGGGGGCGCTGGGGCGCCGGCGACGAGATCGGCACGCTGAACCTCGTCACCGACGAGGTGGTGCGGCA of the Streptomyces sp. 1222.5 genome contains:
- a CDS encoding MFS transporter; this translates as MTQTSPAAAPVEVPPAGRPSRVHRAWFVAAVTFVTIIGAAAFRSLPGLLIDPLNEDFGWSRGTIGAAVSINLALYGLTAPFAAALMDRFGIRRVVAVALTVIAAGSGLTVWMTAAWQLLLCWGLMVGLGTGAMALAFAATVTNRWFTERRGLVSGILTAASASGQLIFLPLLSWIVDRHGWRPASVTVALAALAVVPFVWLLLRDHPADVGQKPYGATEFVPKPPPVTGAARRTVSVLSGAVRTGTFWLLAGTFAICGASTNGLVQTHFVPAEHDHGMPITTAASLLAVIGVFDVVGTIASGWFTDRYEPRRLLAVYYALRGISLVFLPMLLGPAVHPPMLFFIVFYGLDWVATVPPTLALCREQFGEDSAIVFGWVLASHQVGAALVAYLGGVARDVFGSYDLVWYASGTLCAAAALMSLVIRRTPAPRLPAVA
- a CDS encoding acetate--CoA ligase family protein — translated: MLGSTHGTLTTDSRRARVIACGEQRPGRAVHGRTDDPADLDVSGRPLYADVPDLARFFRPESVAVVGASDAEGRPNTGITRQLLAWAERVGARVHPVHPSRPAVFGVPCVASVAELPEQVDLAVLLVADPLPLVEELAEAKVRFAVAFASGFAETGEAGAEAQRLLADTVRRSGLRLLGPNTNLNAFERFREDLPGPAIALITQSGHQGRPVFALQELGIRLSHWAPTGNEADLETSDFVSWFAEQPEVGVIAAYVEGLKDGRAFLLAADRAARRKVPVVAVKVGRTETGARTAASHTGKLTGADDVVDAAMRQYGVIRVDGLDELQDTAALLARARTPRADGVAVCSISGGTGAHVADLASAAGLRLPRLSEAKQAELHQWIPEYLSVANPVDNGGHPVGDERGRKIIDAILADPAVGVLICPVTGPFPPLSDRLVRDLVEAAEETDKLVCVVWGSPVGTEPAYREVLLGSSRVATFRTVGNCLSAVRAWLDHHRFVSGYRSPFDEAPRTLSPSFRKAEALMQPGRQLSEHAAKQLLRAYGVRVPREQLVTSAAGAVRAAGQVGYPVVMKASGGQIAHKTELGLVKIGLTSASQVRDAYRELTDIARYEGVALDGVLVCQMVEQGVEMVVGVTHDELFGPTVTVGLGGVLVEVLRDAAVGVPPFGEEQARDMLAGLRGRALLDGVRGRPPADRDALVEVVLRVQRMALELGDHIAELDINPLLVLPRGQGAVALDALVVCR
- a CDS encoding enoyl-CoA hydratase/isomerase family protein, coding for MPVTGVAHEVREQVSHITLTRPEALNALTPAMRDRLVDLLAAASADPEVRAVVLTGTGRGFCAGADLRGGASVSGERVTGDVSRTLRLGAQRLIASVLDCEKPVLAAVNGTAAGLGAHLALACDLVLAAESARFIEVFVRRGLVPDGGGAYLLPRLIGPQRAKELMFLGDAVPAAEAERLGLVNRVVPDGDLEKTAREWAARLATGPTRTLALTKALVNASLDTDRTTAFAAEATAQELNLTTRDAAEGLQAFAERRAAEFRGR
- a CDS encoding Zn-dependent alcohol dehydrogenase gives rise to the protein MRGVVFDGGRVRVVDDLAVREPGPGEVLVAISAAGLCHSDLSVVDGTIPFPVPVVLGHEGAGVVEAVGAGVSHVAPGDHVALSTLANCGTCAECDRGRPTMCRQAIGRPGRPFTRGTDPVYQFASNSAFAERTVVKAVQAVRIPKDIPAASAALIGCGVLTGVGAVLNRARVDRGDSVVVIGTGGIGLNVLQGARLAGALRIVAVDANPAKEEAARRFGATDFLTSVEGVRELLPTGADHAFECVGRVELIRAAIDLLDRHGQAVLLGVPPATAEASFLVSSLYLDKSVLGCRYGSSRPQRDIALYADLYRQGRLLLDELVTATYPVEDFEKARADAEAGRVARAVLTF
- a CDS encoding acyl-CoA dehydrogenase family protein codes for the protein MDFGFSQEDETFRAEVRDWLAAHAGAGTDRRTWERTLGKAGWIGLGWPEEGYGNRAATLTQQVAWAEEYARSGAPPRSGHIGENLLAPTLLVHGTDEQKARFLPPVAAGEELWCQGYSEPGAGSDLAGVRTVAVREGPHYRITGQKIWTSLAHEADWCFVLARTDPGSRRHHGLSFLLVPMDQPGRVEVRPIRQMTGTSEFNEVFFDGAHARAEHVVGAEGRGWQVAMSLLGFERGVSTLAQQIGFAEELAKVVATAAETGGLDDPVLRERLVRQWAELRTMRWNALRTLGGSGDPGAPSVAKLLWANWHQRLGELAVRVRGATAAVGPTAWSPAAPYELDAAQHLFLFSRADTIYGGSDQVQRTIIAERVLGLPREPKGAV
- a CDS encoding GlxA family transcriptional regulator, translating into MTDDEEFRPHRVAVLALDGLLPFELGIPHRIFGRPTDGRGRLLYDVVTCSVRPPGPVETDADFAVHVPHGPEALASADTVIVPASYELGPVFEEGRLTDELAAALARVRPGTRLASICTGVYVLAAAGYLDGRPATTHWADAERLQRLFPKIRVDADVLFIDDGDVLTSAGVAAGIDLCLHMVRRDFGTAVANDVARRTVVPPHRDGGQAQYIERPVPDPQLSTTTAARAWALGRLHEPIQLRDMAGQESMSVRTFTRRFREEVGVSPGQWLTQQRVERARHLLESTELSMDQVAREAGFGTAQSMRQHLQQALGVTPTAYRRTFRAAVNAV
- a CDS encoding SDR family NAD(P)-dependent oxidoreductase, with amino-acid sequence MGNFLAGKVVAVTGAGRGIGRAVALAAAAEGAKVVVNDYGVAADGTAPASEVAAAVVKEIEAAGGEAVAVADDIATMAGGQRVVDTALASYGRLDGVVCVAGILRERMLFNMTEEEWDPVVATHLKGTFTVFRAASAVMRAQRSGTLIGFTSGNHQGSVSQANYSAAKGGIISLVRSAALGLHKYGVTANAVAPVARTRMSANVPMELAEIGEPEDVAALVVYLLSDGAKDQGVTGQVYTIAGPKIAVWAQPRELRAAFASGGWTPERIAQFLPGSVGVDPMPMLARVAAMEEAARSGTRPNA
- a CDS encoding flavin reductase family protein, which codes for MGHAGAAAAAVRYLGPRSVEALPRPELRCVREDERAPVEPGEFRRVLGAFASGVTVITAPAPDGSGGPAGFACQSFSSLSLEPPLVCFMVGRSSTTWPRIARAGVFCVNVLGAGQEELCRGFAVSGADKFAGVAYDTAPVSGAPRLAGVAAWIDCTVHAVHTGGDHLIVVGRVDALGAEGPGEPLLFHRGRFARLDGG